A region from the Lysobacter antibioticus genome encodes:
- the leuS gene encoding leucine--tRNA ligase produces MSTDVPHAPHDPKSETKAFDPSSVETAAQGYWDATRAFEVDETSDKPKYYCLSMLPYPSGALHMGHVRNYTIGDVISRYKRMTGFNVLQPMGWDAFGLPAENAAIKNKTAPAKWTYANIAHMKAQLKTMGYAIDWSREFATCTPDYYVHEQRMFVRLMKQGLAYRKNSVVNWDPVDQTVLANEQVIDGRGWRTGALVEKREIPQWFLKITDYAQELLDGLDTLPGWPEAVKTMQRNWIGRSEGLEIRFDVRDENGAAVEPLNVFTTRPDTLMGVTFVSIAAEHPLAALAAQSDSDLAEFIAELRQGGVSEAELETQEKRGRDTGLRALHPVTGEALPVFVANFVLMNYGTGAVMAVPGHDQRDWEFAKRYQLPIKTVIVPDAVRDALAEIGEDVATQHKDPMRSALGGAASVDVYGTTAAVQVVQEFQSGIDEQGAWTERGWLVNSGDLDGLDFQQALDALASKLEAEGRGARRVNYRLRDWGVSRQRYWGCPIPVILCPSCGDVPVPENQLPVVLPEDVADAYAKAGAITSPIKADPEWRKTTCPQCGGAAERETDTFDTFMESSWYYARYTSPGASEQVDGRANYWLPVDQYIGGIEHAILHLMYFRFYHKLLRDQGLVNSDEPATNLLTQGMVIADTFYRDNGDGSKDWINPADVEIVRDERGRITGAALKADGQPVQIGGTEKMSKSKNNGVDPQLMVGKFGADTVRLFSMFAAPPDQSLEWNEAGVEGMARFLRRLWTMVHRHAADGAAPALDIASLDAAQKTLRRQLHECIQKVGDDYGRRHSFNTAIAAVMELLNHLGKFDDASANGRALRQEALAAIVLLLNPITPHASHALWQVLGHDETLLEDLPFPAVDTSALARDVVTLAVQVNGKLRGTIEVPVNVAKEDAERLALAEPNVVKFMEGLTVRKVIVVPGKIVNIVAS; encoded by the coding sequence GTGTCTACCGACGTCCCCCACGCCCCGCACGACCCCAAGAGTGAAACCAAGGCCTTCGACCCGAGCAGCGTCGAAACCGCCGCCCAAGGCTATTGGGACGCCACCCGCGCGTTCGAGGTCGACGAAACGTCGGACAAGCCCAAGTACTACTGCCTGTCGATGCTGCCGTACCCCTCGGGCGCGCTGCACATGGGCCATGTGCGCAACTACACCATCGGCGACGTGATCTCGCGCTACAAGCGCATGACCGGCTTCAACGTGCTGCAGCCGATGGGCTGGGACGCATTCGGCCTGCCGGCCGAGAACGCCGCGATCAAGAACAAGACCGCGCCGGCCAAGTGGACCTACGCCAACATCGCCCACATGAAGGCGCAGCTCAAGACCATGGGCTATGCCATCGACTGGTCGCGCGAGTTCGCCACCTGCACGCCGGACTATTACGTCCACGAGCAGCGCATGTTCGTGCGGTTGATGAAGCAGGGCCTGGCCTACCGCAAGAACTCGGTGGTCAACTGGGATCCGGTCGACCAGACCGTGCTCGCCAACGAGCAGGTGATCGACGGCCGCGGCTGGCGCACCGGCGCCCTGGTCGAGAAGCGCGAAATCCCGCAGTGGTTCCTCAAGATCACCGACTACGCCCAGGAGCTGCTCGACGGCCTGGACACGCTGCCGGGCTGGCCGGAAGCGGTCAAGACCATGCAGCGCAACTGGATCGGTCGCAGCGAAGGCCTGGAGATCCGCTTCGACGTGCGCGACGAGAACGGCGCCGCGGTCGAACCCTTGAACGTGTTCACCACCCGCCCCGACACCTTGATGGGCGTGACCTTCGTATCGATCGCCGCCGAGCACCCGCTGGCCGCGCTCGCCGCGCAAAGCGACAGCGACCTGGCCGAGTTCATCGCCGAGCTGCGCCAGGGCGGCGTGTCCGAGGCCGAACTGGAAACCCAGGAAAAGCGCGGCCGCGACACCGGTCTGCGCGCGCTGCATCCGGTCACCGGCGAAGCGCTGCCGGTGTTCGTCGCCAACTTCGTGCTGATGAACTACGGCACCGGCGCGGTCATGGCCGTGCCCGGTCACGACCAGCGCGACTGGGAGTTCGCCAAGCGCTATCAGTTGCCGATCAAGACCGTGATCGTGCCCGACGCGGTGCGCGATGCGCTCGCCGAGATCGGCGAGGACGTCGCCACCCAGCACAAGGACCCGATGCGCAGCGCCCTGGGCGGCGCGGCCTCGGTCGACGTCTACGGCACCACCGCCGCGGTGCAGGTGGTCCAGGAATTCCAGAGCGGCATCGACGAGCAGGGCGCCTGGACCGAGCGCGGCTGGCTGGTCAACTCCGGCGACCTCGACGGCCTGGATTTCCAGCAGGCGCTCGATGCGTTGGCGAGCAAGCTGGAGGCCGAAGGCCGCGGTGCGCGCCGGGTCAACTACCGCCTGCGCGACTGGGGCGTGAGCCGCCAGCGCTATTGGGGCTGCCCGATTCCGGTGATCCTGTGCCCGAGCTGCGGCGACGTGCCGGTGCCGGAAAACCAGTTGCCGGTAGTGCTGCCGGAAGACGTGGCGGATGCCTACGCCAAGGCCGGCGCCATCACCTCGCCGATCAAGGCCGACCCGGAATGGCGCAAGACCACCTGCCCGCAGTGCGGCGGCGCGGCCGAGCGCGAAACCGACACCTTCGACACCTTCATGGAGTCGAGCTGGTACTACGCGCGCTACACCTCGCCGGGCGCCTCCGAGCAGGTCGACGGCCGCGCCAACTACTGGCTGCCGGTCGACCAGTACATCGGCGGCATCGAGCACGCGATCCTGCACCTGATGTATTTCCGCTTCTATCACAAGCTGTTGCGCGACCAGGGCCTGGTCAACAGCGACGAGCCGGCGACCAACCTGCTGACCCAGGGCATGGTCATCGCCGACACCTTCTATCGCGACAACGGCGACGGCTCGAAGGATTGGATCAATCCCGCCGACGTCGAGATCGTGCGCGACGAACGCGGCCGCATCACCGGCGCCGCGCTCAAGGCCGACGGCCAGCCGGTGCAGATCGGCGGCACCGAGAAGATGTCGAAGTCGAAGAACAACGGCGTCGACCCGCAGTTGATGGTCGGTAAGTTCGGCGCCGATACCGTGCGTCTGTTCTCGATGTTCGCCGCGCCGCCGGACCAGTCGCTGGAATGGAACGAAGCCGGCGTCGAAGGCATGGCGCGTTTCCTGCGCCGCCTGTGGACCATGGTCCATCGCCACGCGGCCGACGGCGCCGCGCCGGCGCTCGATATCGCCAGCCTGGACGCCGCGCAGAAGACTCTGCGCCGGCAGTTGCACGAGTGCATCCAGAAGGTCGGCGACGACTACGGCCGTCGCCACAGTTTCAACACCGCCATCGCCGCGGTCATGGAACTGCTCAATCACCTGGGCAAGTTCGACGATGCCAGCGCCAACGGCCGTGCCCTGCGCCAGGAAGCGCTGGCGGCGATCGTGCTGTTGCTCAACCCGATCACCCCGCACGCCAGCCACGCGCTGTGGCAGGTGCTGGGCCATGACGAGACCCTGCTCGAAGATCTGCCGTTCCCCGCGGTCGACACCTCGGCGCTGGCGCGCGACGTGGTGACCCTGGCGGTGCAGGTCAACGGCAAGCTGCGCGGCACCATCGAAGTGCCGGTCAACGTCGCCAAGGAAGACGCCGAGCGTTTGGCCTTGGCCGAACCGAACGTGGTCAAGTTCATGGAAGGCCTGACCGTGCGCAAGGTGATCGTGGTGCCGGGCAAGATCGTCAATATCGTCGCGAGCTGA
- a CDS encoding DUF4442 domain-containing protein → MKARTLRHGLNLWPPFLFSGIHVAAIAPDYRQATVELRMRPWNRNYVGTHFGGSLFSMTDPFWMLLAMNALGREYIVWDRAGSIEFVKPGRGTVRADFRLDDDVLDELRKATANGDKYLHWFDTDVVDASGEVVAKIRKQLYVRRKRDKRSPDRTDDR, encoded by the coding sequence ATGAAAGCCCGCACCCTGCGCCACGGCCTCAATCTGTGGCCGCCGTTCCTGTTTTCCGGCATCCACGTCGCCGCGATCGCCCCGGACTACCGCCAGGCCACGGTCGAGCTGCGCATGCGCCCCTGGAATCGCAACTACGTCGGCACCCATTTCGGCGGCAGCCTGTTCTCGATGACCGACCCGTTCTGGATGCTGCTGGCGATGAACGCCCTCGGCCGCGAGTACATCGTCTGGGATCGCGCCGGTTCGATCGAGTTCGTCAAACCCGGGCGCGGCACGGTGCGCGCCGACTTCCGTCTCGACGACGACGTGCTCGACGAACTGCGCAAGGCCACCGCCAACGGCGACAAGTACCTGCACTGGTTCGACACCGACGTGGTCGACGCCAGCGGCGAAGTAGTCGCCAAGATCCGCAAACAGCTGTACGTGCGGCGCAAGCGCGACAAGCGCAGTCCGGACCGCACCGACGACCGCTGA
- a CDS encoding DUF502 domain-containing protein: MRMSNLQRLFLTGLLTLLPIWLTWVVVKFVFVLLSDTSRPLIGPLLNNLALGYPHTLGWLNDPWVQTAIGLIATLGVILLSGVMTRRVIGQTVLRWFESLIKRIPLASTIYGSARQLLDILQTKPDGTQRVVLIDFPHNEMKSIGFVTRVMREQGTGRELAAVYVPTTPNPTSGYLEIVPVEKITPTDWTVDQAMSFIISGGAVSPESIPFSVPSPAAAPNPGEAQA; the protein is encoded by the coding sequence ATGCGCATGTCCAACCTGCAACGCTTGTTTCTCACCGGCCTGTTGACCCTGCTGCCGATCTGGCTGACCTGGGTCGTGGTCAAGTTCGTGTTCGTGCTGCTGTCCGACACCAGCCGTCCGCTGATCGGCCCGCTGCTCAACAACCTCGCCCTCGGCTACCCGCACACGCTGGGCTGGTTGAACGATCCGTGGGTACAAACCGCGATCGGCCTGATCGCCACGCTCGGAGTGATCCTGCTGTCGGGGGTGATGACCCGGCGGGTGATCGGCCAGACCGTGCTGCGCTGGTTCGAGTCGTTGATCAAGCGCATCCCGCTGGCCAGCACCATCTATGGCAGCGCGCGACAATTGCTCGACATCCTGCAGACCAAGCCCGACGGCACCCAGCGCGTGGTGCTGATCGACTTCCCGCACAACGAGATGAAGTCGATCGGCTTCGTCACCCGGGTCATGCGCGAGCAAGGCACCGGCCGCGAACTGGCCGCGGTGTACGTGCCGACCACGCCCAACCCGACCTCGGGTTATCTGGAGATCGTGCCGGTGGAAAAGATCACCCCGACCGACTGGACCGTCGACCAGGCGATGAGCTTCATCATCTCCGGCGGCGCGGTCTCGCCCGAATCGATTCCATTCTCGGTGCCGTCGCCGGCGGCAGCGCCGAACCCGGGGGAAGCGCAAGCATGA
- a CDS encoding tetratricopeptide repeat protein: MTATAKPHVFDATADRFQEEVLQKSLQVPVLIDFWAEWCQPCKTLGPILEKLAADYNGAFELAKVDVEAEQQLGAAFQIRSIPTVFLVKGGQLVDGFAEALPESAVREFLKHHGIEPAEAAPAEEAIAEPAAVDPHDEVVRLRHEVAEQPDKAELKLDLALALLATGAAQESEQLLDALPANLATDDRSLRARARLGFLAVSKDAPPVQTLEAAIAAQPEDLQARYLLGARLLAAGHDQAALEHFIELLRRDRAYQDGLPRKALIDAFKVIEDQDLVGQYRRKMASLLF; the protein is encoded by the coding sequence ATGACCGCAACCGCCAAGCCCCACGTCTTCGACGCCACCGCCGATCGCTTCCAGGAAGAGGTGCTGCAAAAATCCCTGCAGGTGCCGGTCCTGATCGATTTCTGGGCCGAATGGTGCCAGCCGTGCAAGACCTTGGGCCCGATCCTGGAAAAGCTGGCGGCCGACTACAACGGCGCCTTCGAGCTGGCCAAGGTCGACGTCGAAGCCGAACAGCAGCTCGGCGCCGCGTTCCAGATCCGCTCGATCCCGACCGTGTTCCTGGTCAAGGGCGGCCAGTTGGTCGACGGCTTCGCCGAGGCCCTGCCGGAAAGCGCGGTGCGCGAATTCCTCAAGCACCACGGCATCGAGCCGGCCGAGGCCGCGCCGGCCGAAGAGGCCATCGCCGAGCCGGCGGCGGTCGATCCGCACGACGAAGTCGTGCGCTTGCGCCACGAAGTCGCCGAACAGCCCGACAAGGCCGAACTCAAGCTCGACCTGGCCCTGGCCCTGCTCGCCACCGGCGCGGCGCAGGAGTCGGAGCAGTTGCTCGACGCCCTGCCGGCCAACCTCGCCACCGACGACCGCAGCCTGCGCGCCCGCGCCCGCCTCGGCTTCCTGGCCGTGAGCAAGGACGCGCCGCCGGTGCAGACGCTGGAGGCCGCCATCGCCGCCCAGCCCGAAGACCTGCAAGCCCGCTACCTGCTCGGCGCACGCCTGCTCGCTGCCGGTCACGACCAAGCCGCGCTCGAGCACTTCATCGAACTGCTGCGCCGCGACCGCGCCTATCAGGACGGCCTGCCCCGCAAAGCCCTGATCGACGCCTTCAAGGTGATCGAGGACCAGGACCTGGTCGGCCAGTACCGCCGCAAGATGGCCTCGCTGCTGTTCTGA
- a CDS encoding PQQ-dependent sugar dehydrogenase has protein sequence MKPRHLLRLAASLLACIGFAGAAGAAPAALTPHRIALDDGRSFSLNLPAELEIVPAVQGLKRVRFFARSPDGRLFVTDMHDLSDNRRGRVYALDDWDEQRARFGKVSVYLDKQRNPNSVAFHTDAQGRSWLYVANTDKLQRYRYRNGDLKPSSEPETLASFPDYGLSYKYGGWHLTRTLAFGDGKLYVSVGSSCNACIEKEDVRAAILQMNPDGSERRIYAQGLRNAVGLLFRDGQLYATNQGADHLGDQKPDETMFAVRDGADYGWPFCYHSKGRTLTDPKFPRKPGCTAVPKPFASFPSHASALGLSWFPPADGALLRNEYLVALHGGSKLSLDHGYRIVRVGADGRSGGELVNGFLAKGKVHGRPCDVLRNGRDSFFFSDDKSGVIYYVRPKR, from the coding sequence ATGAAGCCACGCCACTTGCTGCGCCTGGCCGCGTCCCTGCTCGCCTGCATCGGCTTCGCCGGCGCCGCCGGCGCCGCGCCCGCGGCATTGACGCCGCACCGCATCGCCCTCGACGACGGCCGCAGCTTCAGCCTCAACCTGCCGGCCGAGCTGGAGATCGTCCCGGCGGTGCAAGGCCTCAAGCGCGTGCGGTTCTTCGCCCGCAGCCCGGACGGCCGCTTGTTCGTCACCGACATGCACGACCTCAGCGACAACCGTCGCGGCCGCGTCTACGCGCTCGACGATTGGGACGAGCAGCGCGCGCGGTTCGGCAAGGTCTCGGTCTATCTCGACAAACAGCGCAATCCCAACAGCGTCGCCTTCCACACCGATGCGCAGGGCCGCTCCTGGCTGTACGTCGCCAACACCGACAAGTTGCAGCGTTATCGCTATCGCAACGGCGACCTCAAGCCTTCGTCGGAACCCGAGACGCTGGCGAGCTTTCCCGACTACGGCCTGAGCTACAAGTACGGCGGTTGGCACCTGACCCGCACCCTCGCCTTCGGCGACGGCAAGCTCTACGTCTCGGTCGGCAGCAGCTGCAATGCCTGCATCGAGAAAGAAGACGTGCGCGCGGCGATATTGCAGATGAACCCCGACGGCAGCGAGCGCCGCATCTATGCGCAGGGCCTGCGCAACGCGGTCGGCCTGTTGTTTCGCGACGGCCAGTTGTATGCGACCAACCAGGGCGCCGATCACCTCGGCGACCAGAAACCCGACGAAACCATGTTCGCGGTGCGCGACGGCGCCGATTACGGCTGGCCGTTCTGCTATCACAGCAAGGGCCGCACCCTGACCGATCCGAAGTTCCCGCGCAAACCCGGCTGCACGGCGGTGCCCAAGCCGTTCGCGTCCTTCCCCTCGCATGCCTCAGCGCTCGGTCTGAGCTGGTTCCCGCCCGCCGACGGCGCGCTGCTGCGCAACGAATACCTGGTCGCCCTGCACGGCGGCAGCAAGCTCAGCCTCGATCACGGCTACCGCATCGTCCGGGTCGGCGCCGACGGCCGCAGCGGCGGCGAGCTGGTCAACGGTTTCCTCGCCAAGGGCAAGGTGCACGGCCGTCCCTGCGACGTGCTGCGCAACGGCCGCGACAGCTTCTTCTTCAGCGACGACAAAAGCGGCGTGATCTATTACGTGAGGCCCAAGCGATGA
- a CDS encoding metal-dependent hydrolase family protein, whose amino-acid sequence MTRLAVAVIAVLSAAPAYAAPAAAAEPMALQCGRLFDARSGKLLEARTVVVRDGKVEQVLDGRAEAPGTRTVDLSGHTCTPGWTDLHVHLGDQSSPKSYEEDFRLDPVDFAFRSVGYANKTLMAGFTSVRDLGGEVSPHLRDAINQGLVAGPRVWAAGKSIATTGGHADPTNGYNATLSHLLGPPGPTEGVINSVDEARQAVRQRYKDGSDVIKITATGGVLSYAKSGDAPQFTVDEVKAIVDAAKDYGYRVAAHAHGTEGMKRAVLGGVTSIEHGTYMTDEVMSLMKQKGTWYVPTIYAGRFVADKAKIDGYFPEVVRPKAARIGSLIQQTAAKAYKNGVKIAFGTDMGVGPHGDNAREFLYMVEAGIPAAVALQAATIRAAEVLGVDDQGVIEAGKRADIVAVPGNPLEDINAVMKVDFVMKDGQIFKQAL is encoded by the coding sequence ATGACCCGTCTCGCCGTCGCCGTCATCGCCGTCCTGTCCGCCGCCCCGGCCTATGCCGCCCCCGCCGCCGCGGCCGAACCGATGGCGTTGCAATGCGGCCGCTTGTTCGACGCGCGCAGCGGCAAGTTGCTGGAAGCGCGCACCGTGGTGGTGCGCGACGGCAAGGTCGAGCAGGTCCTCGACGGCCGCGCCGAGGCGCCGGGCACGCGCACGGTCGACCTGTCCGGCCACACCTGCACCCCCGGCTGGACCGACCTGCACGTGCACCTGGGCGACCAGTCCAGCCCGAAGAGCTACGAGGAAGACTTCCGCCTAGACCCGGTCGACTTCGCCTTCCGCTCGGTCGGCTACGCCAACAAGACCCTGATGGCCGGGTTCACCAGCGTGCGCGACCTCGGCGGCGAAGTGAGCCCGCATCTGCGCGACGCGATCAATCAGGGCCTGGTCGCCGGCCCGCGCGTCTGGGCCGCGGGCAAGTCGATCGCCACCACCGGCGGCCATGCCGACCCGACCAACGGCTATAACGCCACGCTCTCGCACCTGCTCGGCCCGCCGGGCCCGACCGAAGGCGTGATCAATTCGGTCGACGAGGCGCGCCAGGCGGTGCGCCAGCGTTACAAGGACGGCAGCGACGTGATCAAGATCACCGCCACCGGCGGCGTGCTGTCCTACGCCAAGTCCGGCGACGCGCCGCAGTTCACCGTCGACGAGGTCAAGGCCATCGTCGACGCCGCCAAGGACTACGGTTATCGGGTCGCCGCGCATGCGCACGGCACCGAAGGCATGAAGCGCGCGGTGCTCGGCGGGGTGACTTCGATCGAGCACGGCACCTACATGACCGACGAAGTCATGTCGCTGATGAAGCAGAAAGGCACCTGGTACGTGCCGACCATCTATGCCGGGCGCTTCGTCGCCGACAAGGCCAAGATCGACGGCTACTTCCCCGAGGTGGTGCGGCCGAAGGCGGCGAGGATCGGTTCGCTGATCCAGCAGACCGCGGCCAAGGCCTACAAGAACGGCGTCAAGATCGCCTTCGGCACCGACATGGGCGTCGGCCCGCACGGCGACAACGCGCGCGAATTCCTCTACATGGTCGAAGCCGGCATTCCCGCCGCGGTGGCGCTGCAAGCCGCGACCATCCGCGCCGCCGAAGTGCTCGGCGTCGACGATCAGGGCGTGATCGAAGCCGGCAAGCGCGCCGATATCGTCGCCGTGCCGGGCAACCCGCTCGAGGACATCAATGCGGTAATGAAGGTCGATTTCGTGATGAAGGACGGACAGATCTTCAAGCAGGCCTTGTAA
- a CDS encoding bifunctional serine/threonine-protein kinase/formylglycine-generating enzyme family protein gives MSIITTQSDEPSAPMPEIAGYRLRQIINHGGLSTVYLGEQVALGREVAIKIMLPHALADEVSRRRFENEVRTIARLEHPHVVGIHEVGRTREGLPYYAMPFLPRGHLGKRIEQGFSRGEAEVISIVEPLLSALEYAHSRGVVHRDVKAENVLFDITERPLLADFGIALRRGFGARMTATGLAVGSTAYMAPEQARGEEVDGRADLYSLGVLCWEMLTGRLPFEAQDALSMAVMHAQNPIPKLPPPLKHWQRFMNRALAKQPDQRFSDAAEMAEAVSEIKHRGELSRFGRVAAQLRPLKRWVTPAWAGLAVVAIAVVSIAFALNRVEKDGFFRAELPSANKSGATRIDNDPTQAMMAPLPQAPLQESLQNARTYIAQGRLASPADANAYNSLLTAWHLDSTSPEVGVVVGELTQAFGDAMASDLREGRDQRAREHLVNATALGQQTGTADSAAQRSLREKAAQALETRLEQAARRGDGADAGRVIALAEEFGLPRTVSTRLIAQARGVAGDGTVARGVATVGAAAPASSVAVSFNPRPVSRGEYARFVSANQRAPALCRERASLLRVIAPKDWKAPGFDQTETEPVVCVSTSDAEAYARWYSQQTGRHYRLPTADEAQRMSGGGGRALSIWSGDCGRTCQQRQVGGSSWRSGSALRPLNATRGYDDVGFRLVRER, from the coding sequence ATGTCGATCATCACAACGCAATCCGATGAACCCAGCGCGCCGATGCCGGAGATTGCCGGCTATCGACTGCGCCAGATCATCAACCACGGCGGCTTGTCCACGGTCTACCTGGGCGAGCAAGTCGCGCTTGGCCGCGAAGTCGCCATCAAGATCATGCTGCCGCACGCGCTGGCCGACGAAGTCAGCCGCCGTCGCTTCGAGAACGAAGTCCGCACGATCGCGCGCCTGGAACATCCCCACGTCGTCGGTATCCACGAAGTCGGCCGCACCCGCGAGGGCCTGCCCTACTACGCCATGCCGTTCCTGCCGCGCGGCCATCTGGGCAAGCGCATCGAGCAGGGTTTCTCGCGCGGCGAAGCCGAGGTGATCTCGATCGTCGAGCCGCTGCTGTCGGCGCTCGAGTACGCGCACTCGCGCGGCGTCGTGCATCGCGACGTCAAGGCCGAGAACGTCCTGTTCGACATCACCGAACGGCCGCTGCTGGCCGATTTCGGCATCGCCCTGCGCCGCGGTTTCGGCGCGCGCATGACCGCGACCGGCCTGGCCGTGGGCAGCACCGCCTACATGGCGCCGGAGCAGGCGCGCGGCGAAGAAGTCGACGGCCGCGCCGATCTCTACAGCCTCGGCGTGCTGTGCTGGGAAATGCTGACCGGCCGGCTGCCGTTCGAGGCGCAGGACGCGCTGTCGATGGCGGTCATGCACGCGCAGAACCCGATCCCGAAACTGCCGCCGCCGCTCAAGCACTGGCAGCGTTTCATGAACCGCGCCCTGGCCAAGCAGCCCGACCAGCGTTTCAGCGACGCCGCCGAAATGGCCGAGGCGGTCAGCGAGATCAAGCACCGCGGCGAGCTCTCGCGTTTCGGCCGGGTGGCCGCGCAACTGCGTCCGCTCAAGCGCTGGGTGACCCCGGCCTGGGCCGGCCTGGCGGTGGTCGCGATCGCCGTGGTCAGCATCGCCTTCGCCCTCAACCGGGTCGAGAAGGACGGTTTCTTCCGTGCCGAACTGCCCAGCGCGAACAAGAGCGGTGCGACCCGGATCGACAACGACCCGACCCAGGCGATGATGGCGCCGCTGCCGCAGGCGCCGCTGCAGGAGTCGCTGCAGAACGCCCGCACCTACATCGCCCAGGGCCGCCTGGCCTCGCCGGCCGACGCCAACGCCTACAACAGCCTGCTCACCGCCTGGCATCTGGACAGCACCAGTCCCGAAGTCGGCGTGGTGGTCGGCGAACTCACCCAGGCCTTCGGCGATGCCATGGCCAGCGATCTGCGCGAAGGCCGCGACCAGCGTGCGCGCGAGCACTTGGTCAACGCCACCGCGCTCGGCCAGCAGACCGGCACCGCCGACTCGGCCGCGCAACGCAGCCTGCGCGAGAAAGCCGCGCAAGCCCTGGAAACCCGCCTGGAACAGGCCGCGCGCCGCGGCGACGGTGCCGACGCCGGGCGCGTGATCGCGCTGGCCGAAGAGTTCGGCCTGCCGCGCACCGTTTCCACCCGTTTGATCGCGCAGGCGCGCGGCGTCGCCGGCGACGGCACGGTCGCGCGCGGCGTGGCCACGGTCGGCGCGGCCGCACCGGCCAGCAGCGTCGCGGTGAGTTTTAACCCGCGTCCGGTCAGCCGCGGCGAATACGCACGTTTCGTCAGCGCCAACCAGCGCGCACCGGCGCTGTGCCGCGAGCGCGCGTCCCTGCTGCGCGTGATCGCGCCGAAGGACTGGAAGGCCCCGGGCTTCGACCAGACCGAGACCGAACCGGTGGTCTGCGTGTCGACCTCCGACGCCGAGGCCTATGCGCGCTGGTACAGCCAGCAGACCGGCCGCCACTATCGCCTGCCAACCGCCGACGAAGCCCAGCGCATGTCGGGCGGCGGCGGTCGCGCGCTGTCGATCTGGTCCGGCGATTGCGGCCGCACCTGCCAGCAACGCCAGGTCGGCGGCAGTTCCTGGCGCAGCGGCTCGGCCCTGCGTCCGCTCAACGCCACCCGCGGCTACGACGACGTCGGCTTCCGCCTGGTGCGCGAACGCTGA
- a CDS encoding DUF998 domain-containing protein: protein MKRSSNPNTGPAVAADTDAANTGAGKRRGRMQALALAAALCCLGALLGFGAALEGYSHRLHPPGLLGADGIAHAAAFNLLGFMVPGLLLAVVAWRLRERLRSAGAMARIGAWLWCLSALAWAAQGGLALDSTDLDAPASRLHATAWMLWWLAFVAGAALLAIGARGLQAWRGLISVEVLSGALVLVAVLGADIGVLPAPIAQRLALLIWLVAYVATARGERPGN, encoded by the coding sequence ATGAAGCGCTCATCGAACCCGAACACCGGCCCGGCGGTCGCGGCCGACACCGACGCAGCCAACACCGGCGCAGGCAAGCGCCGCGGCCGCATGCAGGCGCTCGCATTGGCGGCGGCGCTGTGCTGCCTGGGCGCCTTGCTCGGTTTCGGCGCGGCGCTCGAAGGTTATTCGCATCGCCTGCATCCGCCGGGCCTGCTCGGTGCCGACGGCATCGCCCATGCGGCCGCCTTCAATCTGCTCGGCTTCATGGTGCCGGGGCTGCTGTTGGCGGTAGTGGCCTGGCGGCTGCGCGAACGCTTGCGCAGCGCCGGCGCGATGGCGCGCATCGGTGCCTGGCTGTGGTGCCTGTCGGCCCTGGCCTGGGCGGCGCAGGGCGGGCTCGCGCTGGATTCGACCGACCTGGATGCGCCGGCCAGTCGTCTGCATGCGACCGCCTGGATGCTGTGGTGGCTGGCCTTCGTGGCCGGCGCGGCCTTGCTCGCGATCGGTGCGCGCGGCCTGCAGGCGTGGCGCGGCCTGATCTCGGTCGAAGTGTTGTCCGGTGCTCTGGTGCTGGTCGCGGTGCTCGGCGCCGACATCGGCGTATTGCCGGCGCCGATCGCCCAGCGGCTCGCCTTGCTGATCTGGTTGGTGGCTTATGTGGCCACGGCGCGCGGCGAACGCCCCGGAAACTGA